DNA from Desulfarculus baarsii DSM 2075:
GCCCCTGCGGCCGGCCATCGTCTGGCTGGACCAGCGCCGCGCCAGCGATTTGCGTCACTTGAGCCGGCTTTGGCGGGCGCTGTTCGGCGTGGCGGGCCTGGGCGGCACCATCGATTACCTCATGGCCGAAGCCGAGGCCAACTGGCTGCGCCAGCATCAGCCCGAGATTTGGCGCGACACGGCCCACTACCTGTTTCTTTCGGGCTATATCAACCACAAGCTGACCGGGCGTTTCGCCGATTCCACGGCATGTACGGTCGGCTACATGCCATTCGACTACAAGGCCCAGCGTTGGGCCGGCGATCTTTCGTGGAAGTGGAGCGCCATCCCCGTGCCGCGGCGGGCCTTGCCGGAGCTTGTGTCGCCGGGCCGCGAGCTGGGCCGCGTCAGCGCCGAGGCGGCCGGCTACACCGGGTTGCCCGTGGGCCTGCCGGTGATCGCCGGGGCCTCGGACAAATCTTGCGAGGTGCTGGGCGCGGGCTGCCTGTCGCCGCACCAGGGCTGCATCGGCTATGGCACCACCGCCACCATCAACGTCAACTGCGACAAATACATCGAGCCCATCGCCCTGGTGCCGCCGTACCCCAGCGCCAAGGCCGGGTCGTACAACCTGGAAGTCCAAATATTTCGCGGCTTTTGGATGGTCAGTTGGTTCAAGGAGCAGTTTGCCCAGCTCGAGCAGGAAGCGGCCAGGCTGCGGGGCGTGGAGGCCGAGGTGCTGCTGGAGGAACTGGCCAGCGATGTGCCGGCCGGCTCCATGGGCCTTGTTTTGCAGCCGTTCTGGAGCCCCGGCCTGCGCCACCCCGGCCCGGAGGCCAAGGGGGCGATCATCGGTTTTGGCGGCGCGCACAAAAAACAGCATCTCTACCGGGCCATGTTGGAAGGCCTGGCCTTTGCCCTGCGCGACGGCCGCGAGCGCATCCAGCGCCGCGACAAAACCAAACTGAGCGAGCTATACGTCTGCGGCGGCGGTTCGCGCAGCGACTTGGCCATGCAGATCACCGCCGATGTCTTCAATCTGCCGGCCAGCCGCCCGGCCCATTTCGAGGCCTCGGGCCTGGGCGCGGCCATGCTGGCCTGCCTGGGTTGCGGCCTGCATGAAGACCTGTCCGGAGCGGTGCGGGCCATGACCGCAACGGGCCGCACTTTCGAGCCGGACCGGTCTAACGTGGGCGTCTACGACGAACTCTACGACAAGGTGTATCGCCGGATGTACAAGCGCCTGCGGCCGTTTTACCAGCGCATCATGGCCGTCACCGGCTATCCCGCGCCGGCGGGAAAAGATTAGGACGGGCTAACCATCTGGCCAGCCGACCCGATATGATCTTGACAAAGGGGCGTGTTCGTTCTATTTTTCAATAATCGAAATCGTTGTCCGCTTGTGAGCAATCTTCATCGAAACGGATTTGATCAAGACTCGGAAGTCAACATTGAACGCTCGCTGCCTGTTCGTCGCGTTAGTTGTTTGTTGCATATGCGCATGCTTGCCGCCGACGGCCTTGGCGGTCGATGAATGTTCGCTGATGAAGCAGGCCGAGTGCCTGTTTGTCCAGCGAAACGACCTGCCCAAGGCCCGGGCCGCGGTTGAATCCTATCGCCAAGTGCTCAAAGAAGATCCCCAACAGGTCGAGGCCTCGATCAAGCTGGCCAGGTTGCTGATATTCATCGGCTCCCAAAAAGATTTGCAAAACGAGGGCCGTTATTACATGGAGGCCATCGAGGTCTCGCGACAGGCCCTGCGTTATCATCCCAACGACCCAGGGCCCCACTATTGGCTGGGCGTGGCCTGCGGCCTGATGGCCGACGTCTCCGGCGGCTTCACGGCCTTGGGCCTGGTCGACGACACCAAGCAGCAGATGGAGACGGTGATCAAGCTCGACCCCACCTACGATTACGGCGGGGCCTACCGCGTGCTGGGCCGGTTGCACACCAAATTGCCTTTCATCGTCGGCGGCGATAAAGAAAAAGCCGAACGCTACCTGCGCTTGGCCCTCAAGCTGGGCCCCACCTACATGCTCAACCACCTCTACCTGGCCGACCTGCTGATGGTCACCGACCGTTACGCCGAGGCCGAAGTCGTTCTGCGCCAGGTGCTGGCCGCCTCGGCCCAGCGCGGCCTGGAGCCCGAGGACAAGCTCTGGAAGATGCACGCCGGCGACGCCCTGGCCCATCGCATCGTCCGCTGAAGGCCGCTCGTCGGCGGCCCGTCCGCTGCCCACACCACAATATAATGCGCTTGACGTCTTCGGGGCCGGCTTATATAGTGCCGACATGATCGACACCCTGCCCGAAAAAAAATGGCGCGTGCGCAACCAATCGCCGAGCGAGGCCGCCCGGCTGGCCCGTGAGCTTGGCCTGCCGCCGCTGGCCGGCCAGTTGTTGTGCAATCGTGGTCTGGTGGACGCGGCGTCCGCCCGCGATTTTCTGCGGCCGCGCCTGGCCGATCTGCCCGGGCCGGATGGCTTTCAGGGCATGGGCAAGGCCGCGAGCCTGGTGGCCGAGGCCGTGCAAGCTGGCCAAGTGATCGGCGTGGCCGGTGATTACGACGCCGACGGCGTGACGGCCACGGCCCTGCTGGTCGATTTTCTGCGCCAATGCGGCGGCAAGGTGGTCTGGGATCTGCCCCACCGCCTCAGCGAAGGCTATGGCTTCTTGCCGCCCAGGGCCCAACGCCTGGCCCAGGCCGGGGCGCGCCTGGTGATCACCGTCGATTGCGGCGTCTCCGATATCGACGGCGTCGGCGCGGCCAAGGAGTTGGGCCTTACCGTGATCGTCACCGATCACCACCAACTGCCGCCCGGCGTGGCCGCGCCGGCCGACGCCATGGTCAACCCCCAACAAGACGCCTGCGCCTTGGCCAAGCACCTGGCCGGCGTTGGCGTGGCCTTTTACCTGGCCGCCGCCTGCCGGGCCGAGCTGCGGGCCAGGGGCTGGTTCGCCACGCGCCCCGCGCCAAATCTGCGCCAAAGCCTGGACTTGGTGGCCGTGGGCACCTGCGCCGACGTGGTGCCGCTGGTCGGCCACAACCGCATTTTGGTTCGCGAGGGCCTGCTGGTGCTGAATCAGGGCGGCCGGCGAGGTCTGCGAGCCCTGGCCGACGCCTCCGGGGCGCGCGGCCCGCTGGACGCCAAGGATCTGGCCTTTGCCTTGGCCCCGCGCATCAACGCCGCTGGCCGGATCGATCATCCGGCCCAGGCCCTGGAGCTTCTGCTCTGCCAAGACGAGCCCCAGGCCGCCCAACGGGCCCGCCTGCTCGATCAGCTCAACCAACAGCGCCGGGCCATCGAGCAGGAAATGCTCGGCCAGGCCCTGGAGGACGTGGCCAGCGAGCCACGCCATCAGCGGGCGCGGTTGTTGGTGTTGGGCCGCGCGGGTTGGCACCGTGGGGTGCTGGGCATCGTGGCCAGCCGGGTGGTGGAGGCCACCGGCAAACCGGCGCTTTTGTTTGCCATCGAAAACGGCACGGCCGTGGGCTCGGGCCGTTCGGTGGAGGGCTTTCATCTGCAAAGGGCCTTGGTGGGGGTCAAACATTTGCTGCAACACTTCGGCGGCCACGCTCAGGCCGCCGGCATGACCACGGCCACGGCCAATCTGCCCGAGTTGTGGCGTCAACTCGACCAGGCCGCCCAGGCCGCCCTGCCGCCCGGTGAGGGCGCGGCGTCGCTGGAGTTGGAGACGGCCGCCCACGTCAGCCAGCTTGGCCCGGGCCTGGTGGATTTTCTGGCCGACTTGGCTCCCCACGGCCAGGCCAACCCCGAACCGCTGCTTTTGGTCGAAGGGGCGACGGTGCTGAGCGCCTCCAGCGTGGGCCGTGGGCATCTGCGCCTGCTGTTGGGCGGGGCGGCCGCGCCGCTGCCGGCGTTCTGGCTTGGCCACGGCGAACTGGCCGCCGACATTGGCGGGCCGCTCAGCCTGGCCTGCCAGCCGCGCGTCTCGACTTACGGCGGCAGACATCTGGAGCTTTTCATTCACGATCTGCGGCCCGGCGTCTGAGCCGGCCGCCCATTGGCGCGGCCTTTCCCTGGCCCGCCGCCGTGCGCTCGGCCACAATGGCCCCATGAATGATCCGCGCGTCGAAATCATCAAAACCGTGGGAACGGCCCGATTTTTTGGCCGGCGACTGCGGCCGCTGCAGTGGCGGCCGTTGCTTGGCCGCGAGGCGGGCCATGCCGTCCAGGCCCTGGCCATCCTGGAGGCGGCCGGGCTGTTCTGGCGTGGCCTCGCCTGGCCAGACGGTCGTGCGGCCGACGAGCGGAGCGCGCCGGGCGACCTGCCGGCCGTGTTGGGGCTGGAGTTGGCCTCGTTGTGCCGCGCGCCTTGGCTCGATGACGATGACCGCGATGATTTGCTCAGCCTGGATAAGCACTTGCGCTCGGCGCGCGATTATCCCCAATTGTCGTGCGCCGCTTGCGCCCAGCAACGGGCCGCTGGCGAGGACGCGGCCGATTGCCGGGGCTGCCCCCATCAGCCACCGCCGGACGCGGCCCTGGCCGCCCTGGAGTTCGTCTCGCTGTTGGCCGACCTGCCAAAGGAACTGCGCGCGGTGACGTTGGCCGCAGCCGGCGCTTGCGCCGACCCAGCCCGGCCGTGGGCGCTGCCGGCCCAATTGGCGTTGATCCA
Protein-coding regions in this window:
- a CDS encoding FGGY-family carbohydrate kinase, which produces MSEEHNVLAIDVGTQSARAFVFGADGAMIDGARAVYDQPYHSPQPGWAEQDPRMYWDKLAEACHGLWRRDLARPESLAAVAVTTQRNTVVCLDAQARPLRPAIVWLDQRRASDLRHLSRLWRALFGVAGLGGTIDYLMAEAEANWLRQHQPEIWRDTAHYLFLSGYINHKLTGRFADSTACTVGYMPFDYKAQRWAGDLSWKWSAIPVPRRALPELVSPGRELGRVSAEAAGYTGLPVGLPVIAGASDKSCEVLGAGCLSPHQGCIGYGTTATINVNCDKYIEPIALVPPYPSAKAGSYNLEVQIFRGFWMVSWFKEQFAQLEQEAARLRGVEAEVLLEELASDVPAGSMGLVLQPFWSPGLRHPGPEAKGAIIGFGGAHKKQHLYRAMLEGLAFALRDGRERIQRRDKTKLSELYVCGGGSRSDLAMQITADVFNLPASRPAHFEASGLGAAMLACLGCGLHEDLSGAVRAMTATGRTFEPDRSNVGVYDELYDKVYRRMYKRLRPFYQRIMAVTGYPAPAGKD
- a CDS encoding tetratricopeptide repeat protein, whose translation is MKQAECLFVQRNDLPKARAAVESYRQVLKEDPQQVEASIKLARLLIFIGSQKDLQNEGRYYMEAIEVSRQALRYHPNDPGPHYWLGVACGLMADVSGGFTALGLVDDTKQQMETVIKLDPTYDYGGAYRVLGRLHTKLPFIVGGDKEKAERYLRLALKLGPTYMLNHLYLADLLMVTDRYAEAEVVLRQVLAASAQRGLEPEDKLWKMHAGDALAHRIVR
- the recJ gene encoding single-stranded-DNA-specific exonuclease RecJ, producing the protein MIDTLPEKKWRVRNQSPSEAARLARELGLPPLAGQLLCNRGLVDAASARDFLRPRLADLPGPDGFQGMGKAASLVAEAVQAGQVIGVAGDYDADGVTATALLVDFLRQCGGKVVWDLPHRLSEGYGFLPPRAQRLAQAGARLVITVDCGVSDIDGVGAAKELGLTVIVTDHHQLPPGVAAPADAMVNPQQDACALAKHLAGVGVAFYLAAACRAELRARGWFATRPAPNLRQSLDLVAVGTCADVVPLVGHNRILVREGLLVLNQGGRRGLRALADASGARGPLDAKDLAFALAPRINAAGRIDHPAQALELLLCQDEPQAAQRARLLDQLNQQRRAIEQEMLGQALEDVASEPRHQRARLLVLGRAGWHRGVLGIVASRVVEATGKPALLFAIENGTAVGSGRSVEGFHLQRALVGVKHLLQHFGGHAQAAGMTTATANLPELWRQLDQAAQAALPPGEGAASLELETAAHVSQLGPGLVDFLADLAPHGQANPEPLLLVEGATVLSASSVGRGHLRLLLGGAAAPLPAFWLGHGELAADIGGPLSLACQPRVSTYGGRHLELFIHDLRPGV